Below is a genomic region from Agelaius phoeniceus isolate bAgePho1 chromosome 11, bAgePho1.hap1, whole genome shotgun sequence.
TGTGCTCAGGGGCCCTCATGCAGGGCCCTGCCTGTCTTTACCTGCACCCACAGAGCCTGGTGCAGCTGTGGTGCAGTGCCTGTACCCCTTTGATACCAGAGAGCTTGCGTCAGCTGGGCATTGGAGCCTGTCTTGCCTTGTTCTCACTGTGGGCTTGGGACAGTCCCTGTCCTGAGGGGTCACAGGAGAACTGGTTTCATCATCAGTGTGGAAGTGCTGATGGGAGGGCactggaagaggaagaaggagggCACAGCCTCACTGGGGTCTGCATTGGAGGAGGGGCTGTGAGCTGTGCAGTAGGATCTGGTCGTGCCAGGGAGCAGTAAGAACTTGCcctccagagctgctttcaAGGCAGGGTGGGGAACTTTCTACTGGGGCCCAACTCAGGGCCAAGCCAAGTGCAAAAAAGGTAAatgccagtgctgagccagAGGCCTGGCAGCCTTCACAGGGTGCTGTAGAGAAACCTGCCAGAGTGAGCTCTGTTGCTGGGTGGCCTGGGAGGGAGGGACTGGGGGTGGGCCAGACGTCAGGGTGCTTTCAGAATGCTTTCATTGGTAGGGAATGGCTGTGCTGATCTTCTTGTGAAAGTCAGGAAGGCCTAGGCTGGAGACCCCATGCACAGTTGTGCTGCAGACATTCCCTCCGTGCTCAGCACCTCTGTGGGCCCACAGAGTCTGAGGACAATGCTCAGTTCATCTCCAGCATGACTGCACATGTGTGCCCAGAGGGGCCCTTCTGGCCTggcctccctgcccctctggctCATCCTCCCCGTGGACTGGTGCTGGTTAggcatcccagctctgccctcttgCCTGAGTACAAGCTGTCTGTCTCTGAGGCTGGGAGGGCTATCTGGCATGTTGGTGTCTGCCTGCTtgggctgttcctgccctgcGTGTGTGTCCTagagcagccctgctcactGGGGGCACCCTGAGCAGTGAGAAAGCCGCACTGCTTTTCACACACTGGTGGTGAGAGGCTTCAGGGACCAAACTGGCACTGTGGCTCACTGTATGCCCCATGGCACTGGGGTTCATCAGGTTGCTCTGTGATACTGGGGCTCATTGGGCCCCTGGCAGCACCGGTTCCCCTGCAGTAATGGGATGCATTGGATCCCAGTGgggctcagcaggtccccaaGCACCCTGGACCACCTGCACCCTCCGTGGCACTGGGTGCCCTTCAGAGACCTGCTCCCTGACTGGCTGCTCTGCATGATCACCGCCATGAAGGGCCAAGCTGTGGTTGGCTGCCTGTGGAAAATCCTCCTGGAACCTGGGCTACAGTTGGTTGTCAGAGCATTCCTACCCAccaaagcagagctgtgacTGGCTGTACTGGCACtgtgcctcctgctcctgctgctccagctggctctggaTTGGCTGTCATTTGAAAGATCCTGTTGGGATCACAgaagctgggctgtgattggctgctgcctgctcccttGCCTCCCGGACCCACCAATGCAAGCGCATCTGCTCCATCGGGATCCAGCTGCTGGCTTCACTCCCTGCAGTCCCGTGAAGACCCTGCCCGGCAGCTGCCCATGCTGCCTCCCACAGAGCCACCCAGCGGAGCCCCACACACCAGAGACCCCGAAGAGCTGCGGGGGTGGGCGCGACCGCGACGGTGCTGCATGGGGAGGCGGGCTggctgggcacggggctgggcTTGCAGGcagccgcctgccccgggggaTGGCAAGGGGTGTTGCCCGTTGTGTTCTCCAAGTGCTGACGCAGGTTTCCACATCGCAGGCTTCTCTGATCTGGCAGGAACTGGAGGCTGAAGAACAAGAGCTGCAGCTTGAGGCACCCCAAAGGCCTGCAAGAAACTCTTGGAGGCCCTGTGGCCAGAGGCGAAGTCCGGgcaccccccagcacccagATGAAGGCTGCGTCAGATACTTTGTCCTGGCCACCACAGCTGCAATTGTGGCTCTCTTCCTGAACGTCTTCTACCCACTCATTTACCAGCCCCGCTGGAGATAGGCCCAGGCGCGTGGCCAGCTGCGGGAGCAGGGCCGCCAGGGCACGCGCCGTCCTAGGACGCTCTGAGACCAAGACATGAGGCAGCAGGACAGAAATCACTGGGAAAGACTCGCCAAGGGAAACATGGGGCTGTCGGCTCCTGTCTGTCTGCTCTGGCATCTCCTGTGCCAGCTGGCAGGCCTGTGTGGCCAGCCTGCTACTTTGCCAAGGCACAACCCAGAACCAGAAGCTCCTTTGCCCTTCCTTGCTGCCCCCAGGAGTGGGGCAGGCCTCAAGGCTACCTGCTGCTCAAGAAGGGACTTTGCTGCTGCAGCGTTGCTGGGGCTTCAGAGCCCTGTGGGCACATCAACATCTCTGCTTGGCTCCCAAGAAGGAAATGGAGACCTGCCGGGAGGCTGCAGCAAGGGCAGGATGCCCTGACACGGGCCCTGGCTGGCCACCtctctcagctgtgctgctgcaggagccttgagctcccctggggctggggctacCCACGGTCCTTGGCCAGCCCAGTCTGCCCTGCTAGCCTTCTGCTGAGCCTTCTGGTGCCAGCTGCCTGTGCGCTGTGTGCTGCACTCCTGTGCTGcactcctgtgctggggctggacgGGCTTGTCACCAAGGGCTTGTGTgcttccctgctcagccccagacagtgctggggagcctggcaATCCAGACTGAGGTGCCCATAGTGGGCACCTATCTCTGTGCCCACCAGTCCGTGGGGCTGTGTGCTGGCAGCATCTGGGGGAGTTGGTCTCTTCAGGGCAGTGTGGTGCAGCACCTCATTTGCGAGGGTACCAGCTGCCCATGCTGCGGGAGAGGCGTGGGGTCAGGGAGCACAGATATGGCTGTGGTGCTTTAATAAAGCCAGGTTTTCCAAAGAAATGCAGCATTCCTGTCCTGTGTGCTGGGACTCCCACACAGAGGCGAGGACTCCACACTGGGGTCACCTGAGGCCACTATGTGACCCAGCTGGCACCAGGACCATCCCTTGGGCTTTGCTGGGTGCCTGGTGCACCTTgtgtggcagcaggctcaggagtGAGCTCCGCCTGCCCATGCCATGGGGCGCAGGCTGGgctccagtcccagctgtggAGTGGTAGCCTCATGGGACACGTGCAGGGTGTGGGGAGCCCGGCAGGGCCAGGAGAAGGCAGTCCCCTGaggctggggcacaggctgctgctccaaCAGTGTCTGACATTGAGACGTGTTGCCCTTGGCTGCGTGTGGCTCAGACAGCTCTGGCGTATCTGGGTGTGAGAGGTGACTTCAGAGCCCTGTGACTTTCTTTTCCGTCTCCACTGCTGttctgctggcagtgccctcaGCTGGCCTGGGAGGGATGCTTTGCAGTGAAGGGGTTCGTCTGCGTTTTAGGCCGGGGCCTGAGCTGGACTCCCCCTGCCTCTGTCCCACGCCCCTCCTCCACGTGCTGAGGTTTACTCCCCTCCCAAGCAGGTTCCAGCCTGGGAGCACGGCAGGGCTGTGCCGTGGTCATGAGGTGCCTGTCCTGGAACAGTCGCCTCATTGTCTGCAGCCCTGGGTCTCAGCAGCTTCCCCCGCTCACCCACGGTGCCGGCCTCGTGGGTCTGAGTCAGTGCCCGGCGCTGGTGGGCTGACCTCTGCTCCGGCTGGTGCTGGCACCCCAGGGTTGGGGCCCACAAGCCGCTGCCTGCACCTGCCTGACCTCACCAGCCAGTGGGTGGCCGGCAGTGAGGCCTGACAAGGTGCTCTCAGCCCTGGAAATCCCCTCTGGCCCTGCTCTGTTCCTCAGGCCTCCACCAGGCACTGGCAGCGTGCCTGTGGCCCGtcactgctgcctgtgctggggtgcagggctgtgctccgcCCTGGGGCAGGAGTGTTCTGCAGCCTGGCCCTCCTATCCGGCCGGAGGGGCTGCCTCCAGCGGCCCTGGGCACGCTgcttccctctgccctgccgTGGGGTttgccaccagctgctgctctctaaGCCCAGGGGCTGCACATTCTGCatgtggggctgtgtcccctccaggcACCTCTCCAGCCCCccgggagcagggagggagatgGGTGGGCAGGCTGCAAGTCTCCCTCTCATGCCCACCTTCTGCTTGCAGGGACTGCCCCCGGTGCCGTTCGGATCCGGCCTGGCCCCTGAAGGAGCCCCGCCGCTGGCTGCGGAAGGCCTCCCCGAGCGTTTTGCCAGCCCCGCCGAGCGCCCAGCCCCCTCCTACAGCAGCATGGAAGAAGTCGACTAGGGTGTCATGGGGGGCCTGGCCTGGGGTGTGGGCCAGGCCAGGCActggggggtggggggatgGGGGAATCGGGGTTTGTCCTGCGCTCATTAAACTCTCTGAACTCCACTCGCCTCTGCTGCCTGCTATCCATTCAGACCCTCTGCCCCCTGGTGAGTCAGGGCACCATGTCCCCGGTGTGCTGTTAGGAcccccagcaccctgctgccacaggtGCCCTCCTGCTCCAGTGTTCCCTGGTGTGACTTGGTGCTCGCTATACCCTAATATCCCTCAGGGACCGGTGCCATTGCCGGGTGCACTCCACAGCAGCGGCAGGGGACACAGTGTTCCCTGGTGCCTCGTgcgctcctgctgctggctgcaccCTGTTGTCTCGTGTCCCCTGTGCAAATCCTGCCGCTTTAGTGCCTCGTGTCTTCTCCTGTGCCCTGGTGCTGGTGGGACGAGCCGTGCAAGTCCCGGAGTTCCAGTGCCTGTTGTGCGCTGAAGTGCCTTGTTCCCTGCCTGTCTTGTCACCTGCTGTCCCTAGCGCTCCACTCCCTGGTGTCCCCGGGCGTGCCCTACTGCCTTGTGTCCTTCGTGCCCGGTATCCCCCGTTACCAACGCCGTCCCTCGCTGTCCGTAGTGCCCGGAATCCCGCCGGGTGTGCCTCGTACCCCCGTGCCCCCCGCCTCGCCCCGCGGCCGGTGCCAGTGCGTCGGAACTGCAAGTCCCGTCAAGCCGCGGGCGGGTGGCGCGGCCAATGGGGCTCGGGGGGCGGTGCGGCCGGTCGCTgcctccgccgccgcccggtGCCGCGGCGCAGAGAGCCCCGGAGCGGCCGCGCGGCGccggccccgcagcccggcTCTGagccgcccgcccggcccggcccgccccgccgcgccccgccaCCCTCAATGAGGTTCTTCCGACTCACCTTCAAGTGCTTCGTGGATTGCTTCTGAGCCCCCCTCGGCCACGGAGCCGCCCCCGACCCGCCCCCGCTCCCCGGCCCCCCGCGACATGCCCCCCGTCCCCACCGACACGGCCGCCCCGCAGCCGCCCGACGCCCCGCGACGCGACGCCGCCACCGCCACagccgcggccgccgctgcccccGCGGGCTCCGGTAAGCGGGGAACGCCGGGGAGGGATGAGcttggggagggagagaggggggcCCACGGCCACGCGCGACCGCGGCGCGccccctcccgccgccgcgGGGTGAGTCACCGCTCTGCATTGTGACGTCACGCGCCGGCCTGACATCTGACGTCACGCCCCTACGCGCGGAGAGGGGCGCGCGGGGGGGGGAGGTGCTTTCCCCCCCGCCACGGCGCCCCCACGGGCGCGCGTGACGGCGGCGTGGGCATCCCCACAACCCCCGTCTCGGCAGAAGGCCCCGGCGGGGCGGAGGGCACAGAGCCCCCCACGGCGGGCGAGGAGCGAACAGTGACGGCACCACTGGTGCGACCCCCTGGTCCCCCCAAAGAGGCCGCCCCCGAACGGGAGACATGGACCCGGCAGATGGATTTCATCATGTCCTGCGTGGGCTTCGCCGTGGGGCTGGGCAACGTCTGGCGCTTCCCCTACCTGTGCTACAAGAACGGCGGAGGTGAGCCTCGTGCTCGCCCCACGCCGCGGGGGTGCGTCCCGCGGCGCGGGGGGCACCCCCTTCCCGCCCCGGAGTGTGTGCCTGGGGGTCACCCCACGCTGGGTCAGCTCGCCCTGCGCCTTCGAGGGGCTCCCGGGCCAGCCCGCGGTGTTCCGGAGTCACTCACGGGGCGGGGGGTCGCGGGAGCCCCCCACTACCTGCCCGTGCTGACCTACATCGCGGCGAGGGGAGGGCGCGGAGGCGCCTTTGCCATTCGCTGCGtccgggcgggcggcgcggggaAGGGGGGGAATGAAAGGGGGGGCCGGGGGGACGGCGGCGGCTGAGCCGGCCCCCTGCCCCCGGCCCCAGGCGTCTTCCTCATCCCCTACCTGCTCATCGTCTTCGTGGGCggcatccccatcttcttcttGGAGGTGGCTCTGGGACAGTTCATGAAGCAGGGGGGCATCGCCGCCTGGAACATCGCCCCCCTCTTCAAGGGTAACGCCGCGCCCTGCCCGCGCCCTGCCTGCACCCTTTCCGCGGCCCCTGcaccctggccagggccccCGGCACCCTGTCTGCACCCTGactgtgccaggctgcacacagcctgctggggctggcagcaccctgCCCAcgccctgcctgctcccctgCACCTTGCCCGCGTCCCACTGCCGCCCTTTGCCATGGCCAAGGATGGCAGCTGCCTGCACCTGTGCCCCATGGcaccctgtgctgccctgcctgccttgcctgtccctgtggctccctgcctgcatgCTGCAGgatcctgggcagctgctggatCCCCAGCTCCAGAGGTATCTTGCCGGCTCCCCCCTGGTCCTGTGCCATGCTGCCAgctgtccccaccctgtcctgtcctgcctggggctgccagcttccctgtcccattcccacCAGCTCTCTCCTGTCCTGTCCAGGACTGCCAGctttccctgtcctgtccctgtccattCTCTGTCCTCCCCCATCCCTACAACACCCCATATCCCACTCCATGCTGGCTGCCAGATGCCCACAGGTGCCTGTGGGCTCTGATCCCCCCGTGCCACAGGTTTAGGCCTGGCCTCTATGGTGATCGTCTTCTTCTGCAACTCCTACTACATCATGATCTTGGTGTGGGGGCTCTTTTACCTGGTGCATTCACTGACGgacaccctgccctgggccacCTGTGGCCATTCTTGGAACACGGAGCAGTGCACGGAGCTCTTCAACCTGGACCTGTGCCAAAATGTCAGCATTAACGCCACTGCCAGCACTTGGACCTCCAACTTCAGCTGCACCAACATGACCAACAAGCGCTCACCTGTCATTGAGTTTTGGGAGTGAGTGTGGGAAGCAGGAGGGTGTTCTCTGGGGCTAGGAGTGTCATGCtggtgctcagcacagccccactcTGCAGGAACAAGGTGCTGCGTCTCTCTGGGGGACTCAGCGAGCCAGGGGAGATGAACTGGGAGATGATCCTCTGCTTGCTTACCACCTGGGTCATTGTCTACTTCTGCATCTGGAAGGGTGTCAAGTCGACTGGGAAGGTAATGCTGGCAGGGGGAACATGCATCAGGGCCACTGGCATGAAAGAAGACTGCAACACGTGGCACTGttggctcctgccctcctgtgccacagcccaAAGGGGTGGGAGGCCTGTGTCCCACATGTGTCCGGGAGgtgcttccagctgctggggatgtTCCCAAGCTCTGGTCCTGCTGGGACACCTGTGGCACGTGACAGAGAGCCCTGGCCTGGGGGGTCTCATGGCCACCCACTGCTCTTCAGATTGTCTACTTCACGGCACTCTTCCCGTATGTGGTCCTCATCCTCCTGTTGGTCCACGGAGTAACACTGCCTGGCGCTCTGGGTGGCATCATCTACTACCTGAAACCTGACTGGTCCAAGCTGGTTGAGGCACAGGTGAGGGcagtggggagagcagcagggagttgGGTGCTAGACAACGCCCTGGCACCGCCATCACCCCGTGACATCCTCCCTCACACCCCAGGTCTGGATTGATGCTGGCACCCAGGTGTTCTTCTCCTACGCCATCGGGCTGGGCGCCCTGACCGCACTGGGCAGCTACAACCGCTTCCACAACAACTGCTACAGGTAGGGCTgtaccagctgcaggcaggccccCCAGTGTGCCCCACTGACTCCCTGGTGTGTCCCCCAGTACCCCCGAGCACTTCCTTAGATGCTGTGCCCACAGGGATGCCTACATCCTGGCTGTGATCAACAGCTGCACCAGCTTCTTTGCCGGCTTTGTTGTCTTCTCTGTGCTCGGCTTCATGGCCTCTGAG
It encodes:
- the SLC6A8 gene encoding sodium- and chloride-dependent creatine transporter 1 isoform X3; the protein is MPPVPTDTAAPQPPDAPRRDAATATAAAAAAPAGSEAAPERETWTRQMDFIMSCVGFAVGLGNVWRFPYLCYKNGGGVFLIPYLLIVFVGGIPIFFLEVALGQFMKQGGIAAWNIAPLFKGLGLASMVIVFFCNSYYIMILVWGLFYLVHSLTDTLPWATCGHSWNTEQCTELFNLDLCQNVSINATASTWTSNFSCTNMTNKRSPVIEFWENKVLRLSGGLSEPGEMNWEMILCLLTTWVIVYFCIWKGVKSTGKIVYFTALFPYVVLILLLVHGVTLPGALGGIIYYLKPDWSKLVEAQVWIDAGTQVFFSYAIGLGALTALGSYNRFHNNCYRDAYILAVINSCTSFFAGFVVFSVLGFMASEQGVDISKVAESGPGLAFIAYPKAVTLMPLSPLWATLFFIMLLVLGLDSQFVGVEGFITGILDLFPQPGAGSLRRELTAALCCIICCLIDLSMVTQGGMYVFQLFDNYSASGITLLWQAFWECVVIAWVYGADRFMDDVARMIGYRPLPVMKWCWAVVTPLVCVGVFVFHVVNYKPLTYNKTYVYPWWGEAIGWVLALSSMLCIPCTVIYKLLRCKGSLRERWQLLTTPIWGQHHLEYLTPEAEAKLLAPEPPKEKATLFETVI
- the SLC6A8 gene encoding sodium- and chloride-dependent creatine transporter 1 isoform X2; the encoded protein is MPPVPTDTAAPQPPDAPRRDAATATAAAAAAPAGSGPGGAEGTEPPTAGEERTVTAPLVRPPGPPKEAAPERETWTRQMDFIMSCVGFAVGLGNVWRFPYLCYKNGGGVFLIPYLLIVFVGGIPIFFLEVALGQFMKQGGIAAWNIAPLFKGLGLASMVIVFFCNSYYIMILVWGLFYLVHSLTDTLPWATCGHSWNTEQCTELFNLDLCQNVSINATASTWTSNFSCTNMTNKRSPVIEFWENKVLRLSGGLSEPGEMNWEMILCLLTTWVIVYFCIWKGVKSTGKIVYFTALFPYVVLILLLVHGVTLPGALGGIIYYLKPDWSKLVEAQVWIDAGTQVFFSYAIGLGALTALGSYNRFHNNCYRDAYILAVINSCTSFFAGFVVFSVLGFMASEQGVDISKVAESGPGLAFIAYPKAVTLMPLSPLWATLFFIMLLVLGLDSQFVGVEGFITGILDLFPQPGAGSLRRELTAALCCIICCLIDLSMVTQGGMYVFQLFDNYSASGITLLWQAFWECVVIAWVYGADRFMDDVARMIGYRPLPVMKWCWAVVTPLVCVGVFVFHVVNYKPLTYNKTYVYPWWGEAIGWVLALSSMLCIPCTVIYKLLRCKGSLRERWQLLTTPIWGQHHLEYLTPEAEAKLLAPEPPKEKATLFETVI
- the SLC6A8 gene encoding sodium- and chloride-dependent creatine transporter 1 isoform X1 yields the protein MPPVPTDTAAPQPPDAPRRDAATATAAAAAAPAGSEGPGGAEGTEPPTAGEERTVTAPLVRPPGPPKEAAPERETWTRQMDFIMSCVGFAVGLGNVWRFPYLCYKNGGGVFLIPYLLIVFVGGIPIFFLEVALGQFMKQGGIAAWNIAPLFKGLGLASMVIVFFCNSYYIMILVWGLFYLVHSLTDTLPWATCGHSWNTEQCTELFNLDLCQNVSINATASTWTSNFSCTNMTNKRSPVIEFWENKVLRLSGGLSEPGEMNWEMILCLLTTWVIVYFCIWKGVKSTGKIVYFTALFPYVVLILLLVHGVTLPGALGGIIYYLKPDWSKLVEAQVWIDAGTQVFFSYAIGLGALTALGSYNRFHNNCYRDAYILAVINSCTSFFAGFVVFSVLGFMASEQGVDISKVAESGPGLAFIAYPKAVTLMPLSPLWATLFFIMLLVLGLDSQFVGVEGFITGILDLFPQPGAGSLRRELTAALCCIICCLIDLSMVTQGGMYVFQLFDNYSASGITLLWQAFWECVVIAWVYGADRFMDDVARMIGYRPLPVMKWCWAVVTPLVCVGVFVFHVVNYKPLTYNKTYVYPWWGEAIGWVLALSSMLCIPCTVIYKLLRCKGSLRERWQLLTTPIWGQHHLEYLTPEAEAKLLAPEPPKEKATLFETVI